One window of the Fusobacterium animalis 7_1 genome contains the following:
- a CDS encoding aldose epimerase family protein: MEKIKIFTLENKFLKIELLNLGAIIKKIELRDKNGDMKNIVLGYEDIEKYRENPAYFGAVIGRTAGRIKNGDLNLTDGVYKLNVNNDGNTLHGGENSISHRFWNVETIENGLCFSIKSSHLDNGYPANIEIKVSYILNNNELLIKYFATADRLTYLNLTNHSYFNLSGNPNNTIYEDILKIDSDYLIGIDKNSIPCKTINLDNNIFDFRNSKKLEEFFKANDEQKTLANNGIDHPYIFNEKIGKLEIKNFESGIKMSVETNNPAVVVYTANYLQDIGFKKHSAICFETQEAPNLYKDKKINIYPTFIDKNTNYEKYTKLIFENIN; this comes from the coding sequence TTGGAAAAAATAAAAATATTTACACTTGAAAATAAATTTTTAAAAATTGAGCTTTTAAATTTAGGAGCTATTATAAAAAAAATAGAACTTAGAGATAAAAATGGAGATATGAAAAATATTGTTCTTGGCTATGAAGATATTGAAAAATATAGAGAAAATCCTGCTTATTTTGGAGCAGTTATAGGAAGAACAGCTGGAAGAATAAAAAATGGAGATTTAAACTTAACTGATGGAGTATATAAATTAAATGTTAATAATGATGGAAATACTCTACATGGAGGAGAAAATTCTATCAGTCATAGATTTTGGAATGTTGAAACTATTGAAAATGGTCTATGTTTTTCTATAAAGAGTTCTCACTTAGATAATGGCTATCCTGCAAATATAGAAATAAAAGTTAGTTATATTTTAAATAATAATGAACTATTAATAAAATATTTTGCCACAGCTGATAGATTAACTTATTTAAATTTAACTAACCATAGTTATTTTAATTTAAGTGGAAACCCTAATAATACTATCTATGAAGATATTTTAAAAATAGACTCTGATTACTTGATAGGGATAGATAAAAATTCTATCCCTTGTAAAACTATAAATTTAGATAATAATATTTTTGATTTTAGAAATTCCAAAAAATTAGAAGAATTTTTTAAAGCTAATGATGAGCAAAAAACTCTTGCCAATAATGGTATTGACCATCCTTATATCTTTAATGAAAAAATTGGAAAATTAGAAATTAAAAATTTTGAAAGTGGGATTAAGATGTCAGTTGAAACAAATAACCCTGCTGTTGTAGTCTATACCGCTAATTATTTACAAGATATAGGATTTAAAAAACATTCTGCTATTTGTTTTGAAACACAAGAAGCACCAAACTTATATAAAGATAAAAAAATTAATATTTATCCAACTTTTATTGATAAAAATACTAACTATGAAAAATATACAAAACTTATTTTTGAAAATATTAACTGA
- a CDS encoding sulfite exporter TauE/SafE family protein — protein sequence MEFDIVKFLILAVFCFIAAVVDAISGGGGLISLPAYFAVGFPPHIALGTNKLSAFLSTFASAFKFWKAKKVNVEIVSKLFVFSLAGAVLGVKTAVSIDSKYFKPISFGILILVFLYALKNKSLGEKNYYKGTTPKTILLGKIMAFCLGFYDGFLGPGTAAFLMFCLIKIFKLDFSSASGNTKILNLSSNFASLVVFAFLGKLNWVYGLSIAVVMTFGAIIGSKLAILKGNKFIKPVFLVVTIVLILKMSVEIFF from the coding sequence ATGGAATTTGATATTGTTAAATTTTTAATTCTTGCAGTTTTCTGTTTTATTGCGGCTGTTGTTGATGCTATTTCTGGTGGAGGAGGTTTAATATCTTTACCTGCATATTTTGCAGTAGGTTTTCCACCTCACATAGCCTTAGGTACTAATAAACTTTCAGCTTTTCTTTCAACTTTTGCTAGTGCCTTTAAATTTTGGAAAGCTAAGAAAGTTAATGTTGAGATAGTTTCAAAACTATTTGTTTTTTCTCTAGCTGGTGCTGTTTTAGGAGTTAAAACCGCTGTCTCTATTGATTCAAAATATTTTAAACCTATTTCATTTGGAATTCTTATTTTAGTTTTTCTATATGCCTTAAAAAATAAAAGTTTGGGAGAAAAAAATTACTATAAAGGCACTACTCCTAAAACTATTTTGCTTGGGAAGATAATGGCATTTTGTTTAGGTTTTTATGATGGATTTTTAGGTCCTGGAACTGCAGCATTTTTAATGTTTTGTTTAATTAAAATATTTAAGTTAGATTTTTCTTCTGCAAGTGGAAATACAAAGATTTTAAACCTTTCAAGTAATTTTGCTAGCTTGGTTGTATTTGCATTTTTAGGAAAATTAAATTGGGTCTATGGACTGTCTATTGCAGTTGTTATGACCTTTGGAGCTATTATTGGTTCAAAACTTGCTATATTAAAAGGAAATAAGTTTATAAAACCAGTATTTTTAGTTGTAACTATTGTTTTAATTTTAAAAATGTCAGTAGAAATATTTTTTTAA
- the rlmD gene encoding 23S rRNA (uracil(1939)-C(5))-methyltransferase RlmD, which produces MLKVSDIIKIKIDKIVFGGEGLGYFNDFAIFVPMSVPEDELEIEIISVKKTYARGLIKNIIKASPERIDSHKFSFEDFYGCDFAMLKYESQLKYKKLMVEEVMRKIAGLDNIQINDVLASEDIYNYRNKIIEPFSVYDNKIITGFFKRKSHEVFEVDENILNSKLGNKIIKGLKEILNKNKISVYNENTHKGLLRNIMIRTNSNNEAMVVLIINSNKITENIKKLLFKLRENISEIKSIYISLNSKKTNTVIGEKNILIYGEKSIKENINGIEFHISPTSFFQINVKQAKRLYDIAISFFDDIDDKYIVDAYSGTGTIGMIMSKKAKKVYAIEIVKSASEDGEKTAKENGIENIEFINGAVEKELVKLINNNQKIDTIIFDPSRKGLDASIIDKVAELNLKEVVYISCNPSTFARDVKLFSEKGYVLKKLQAVDMFPQTSHIECVGLIVKE; this is translated from the coding sequence ATGTTAAAAGTATCTGATATTATAAAAATTAAAATTGATAAAATAGTTTTTGGTGGGGAAGGACTGGGATATTTTAATGATTTTGCCATTTTTGTTCCTATGTCTGTTCCAGAAGATGAGCTTGAAATTGAAATAATTTCTGTAAAAAAAACTTATGCTAGAGGTTTAATTAAAAATATTATTAAAGCTTCACCTGAAAGAATAGACAGCCATAAATTTTCTTTTGAAGATTTTTATGGTTGCGATTTTGCTATGCTTAAATATGAAAGTCAATTAAAATATAAAAAACTTATGGTTGAAGAAGTTATGAGAAAAATTGCAGGACTTGATAATATCCAAATCAATGATGTTCTTGCAAGTGAAGATATTTATAATTATAGAAATAAAATCATAGAGCCATTTTCTGTTTATGACAATAAAATTATAACAGGTTTCTTTAAAAGAAAAAGTCACGAAGTCTTTGAAGTTGATGAAAATATTCTAAATTCTAAATTGGGAAATAAAATTATAAAAGGGTTAAAAGAAATTTTAAATAAAAATAAAATCTCTGTCTATAATGAAAATACTCATAAAGGACTTTTAAGAAATATAATGATAAGGACAAATTCTAACAATGAAGCTATGGTTGTTCTTATTATAAATTCTAATAAAATTACTGAAAATATTAAAAAACTTTTATTTAAACTTAGAGAAAATATATCAGAAATTAAATCTATCTATATTTCTTTAAATTCTAAAAAGACAAATACTGTCATAGGAGAAAAAAATATCTTAATCTATGGAGAGAAATCTATTAAAGAAAATATAAATGGAATAGAATTTCATATATCTCCTACTTCATTTTTCCAAATAAATGTGAAACAAGCTAAAAGATTATATGATATAGCAATAAGTTTCTTTGATGATATAGATGATAAATATATAGTAGATGCCTATTCAGGTACTGGAACTATTGGAATGATAATGTCTAAAAAAGCTAAAAAAGTTTATGCTATTGAAATTGTAAAATCTGCTAGTGAAGATGGAGAAAAAACTGCCAAAGAAAATGGAATAGAAAATATTGAATTTATAAATGGAGCAGTTGAAAAAGAATTAGTTAAACTTATAAATAATAACCAAAAAATAGATACTATTATATTTGATCCTTCAAGAAAAGGTTTAGATGCTTCTATTATAGATAAGGTTGCTGAACTTAATTTAAAAGAAGTTGTGTATATTTCTTGTAATCCTTCAACGTTTGCAAGAGATGTAAAGTTATTTTCTGAAAAGGGATATGTTTTGAAAAAACTACAAGCTGTGGATATGTTCCCACAAACTAGCCATATTGAGTGTGTGGGATTGATAGTGAAAGAATAG
- the pnp gene encoding polyribonucleotide nucleotidyltransferase, giving the protein MFDEKIMELELAGRTLKVSTGKISRQSSGAIVIQYGDTVLLSTANRSKDARKGADFFPLTVDYIEKFYSTGKFPGGFNKREGRPSTNATLVARLIDRPIRPMFPDGFNYDVHIVNTVLSYDEINTPDYLGIIGSSLALMISDIPFLGPVAGVTVGYKNGEFILNPSPKELEESELDLSVAGTKEAVNMVEAGAKELDEETMLKAIMFAHENIKKICEFQEEFAKLYGKENIEFEKPEVLPLVKNFIDTNGYERLQQAVLTTGKKNREEAVDSLEEELMERFTQENYPDVPEEELPEDIILEFKNYYHDLMKKLVREAILYHKHRVDGRTTTEIRPLDAQINVLPIPHGSALFTRGETQSLAITTLGTKEDEQLIDDLEKEYYKKFYLHYNFPPYSVGEVGRMSSPGRRELGHGSLAERALRYVIPTEEEFPYTIRVVSEITESNGSSSQASICGGSLSLMAAGVPIKEHVAGIAMGLIKEGEEFTVLTDIMGLEDHLGDMDFKVAGTKSGITALQMDIKITGITEEIMRIALNQAHQARLEILELMNNTISKPAELKSNVPRIQQITIPKDKIAVLIGPAGKNIKGIIDQTGSTVDITDDGLVSVFAKDAETLEKTLKLIDSYVKEVEYGEVYEGRVVSIMKFGAFMEILPGKEGLLHISEISPERVEKVEDVLSVGDVFKVRVISMEGGKISLSKKKV; this is encoded by the coding sequence ATGTTTGATGAAAAAATTATGGAGCTAGAACTTGCTGGAAGAACTTTAAAAGTTTCAACTGGTAAAATTTCTAGACAATCTAGTGGAGCTATTGTAATTCAATATGGAGATACAGTTCTTCTATCTACTGCTAACCGTAGTAAAGATGCAAGAAAAGGTGCTGACTTTTTCCCTTTAACTGTTGACTATATAGAAAAATTTTATTCAACAGGTAAATTCCCAGGAGGATTTAATAAAAGAGAAGGAAGACCTTCAACAAATGCTACATTGGTAGCAAGACTTATTGATAGACCAATAAGACCAATGTTTCCAGATGGATTTAACTACGATGTACATATAGTTAATACAGTTCTATCTTATGATGAAATCAATACACCTGATTATTTAGGAATAATTGGTTCATCTCTTGCACTTATGATTTCTGATATTCCATTTTTAGGACCTGTTGCAGGGGTAACAGTTGGATATAAAAATGGAGAATTTATTTTAAATCCATCTCCAAAAGAATTGGAAGAAAGTGAACTTGATTTATCTGTTGCAGGAACAAAAGAAGCTGTAAATATGGTTGAAGCAGGAGCAAAAGAATTAGATGAAGAAACTATGTTAAAAGCAATTATGTTTGCACATGAAAATATTAAAAAGATTTGTGAATTTCAAGAAGAATTTGCTAAATTATATGGTAAAGAAAATATAGAATTTGAAAAGCCAGAAGTTTTACCTCTTGTTAAAAATTTTATTGATACTAACGGATATGAAAGATTACAACAAGCTGTTTTAACTACTGGTAAGAAAAATAGAGAAGAAGCTGTTGACTCATTAGAAGAAGAATTAATGGAAAGATTTACACAAGAAAATTATCCAGACGTTCCAGAAGAAGAATTACCAGAAGATATAATATTAGAATTTAAAAATTACTACCATGATTTAATGAAAAAATTAGTTAGAGAAGCCATTTTATATCATAAACATAGAGTTGATGGAAGAACAACAACTGAAATAAGACCTTTGGATGCTCAAATAAATGTTCTACCTATTCCTCATGGTTCAGCACTGTTTACAAGAGGAGAAACTCAATCTCTTGCAATTACAACATTAGGAACTAAGGAAGATGAACAGTTAATAGATGATTTAGAAAAAGAATATTATAAAAAATTCTATTTACACTATAACTTCCCACCATATTCAGTTGGTGAAGTTGGAAGAATGAGTTCACCTGGAAGAAGAGAATTAGGACATGGTTCACTTGCAGAAAGAGCTTTAAGATATGTAATTCCTACTGAAGAAGAATTTCCTTATACTATAAGAGTGGTATCTGAAATAACCGAATCCAATGGGTCATCTTCACAAGCCTCTATCTGTGGTGGTTCATTATCACTTATGGCAGCAGGAGTTCCTATAAAAGAACATGTTGCTGGTATAGCAATGGGACTTATTAAAGAAGGAGAAGAATTTACAGTTTTAACAGATATAATGGGATTGGAAGACCATTTAGGAGATATGGATTTCAAAGTTGCTGGTACAAAATCTGGAATTACAGCTTTACAAATGGATATTAAAATTACAGGTATAACAGAAGAAATTATGAGAATCGCTTTAAATCAAGCTCATCAAGCTAGACTTGAAATATTAGAGCTTATGAATAACACAATTTCTAAACCTGCTGAATTAAAATCTAATGTACCTAGAATACAACAAATAACTATTCCTAAGGATAAGATTGCAGTTCTTATTGGACCAGCTGGGAAAAATATTAAAGGTATCATAGACCAAACAGGTTCTACTGTTGACATAACTGATGATGGACTTGTATCTGTTTTTGCAAAAGATGCTGAAACATTAGAAAAAACTTTAAAACTTATAGATTCTTATGTAAAAGAAGTTGAATATGGTGAAGTGTATGAGGGAAGAGTTGTTTCTATAATGAAATTTGGTGCATTTATGGAAATTTTACCTGGTAAAGAAGGTCTACTTCATATTTCTGAAATTTCACCAGAAAGAGTTGAAAAAGTTGAAGATGTACTTTCAGTTGGAGATGTATTTAAAGTAAGAGTTATTTCTATGGAAGGTGGAAAAATCTCTTTAAGTAAAAAGAAGGTTTAA
- the pgsA gene encoding CDP-diacylglycerol--glycerol-3-phosphate 3-phosphatidyltransferase: MNLPNRLTMIRFILAVPFIIFLQYSDSSKYGLIFRLISLVIFVIASLTDFFDGYIARKYNLITDFGKIMDPLADKILVISALVIFVQLEYIPGWMSIIVLAREFLISGIRILAAAKGEIIAAGNLGKYKTTSQMIVVIISLVIGPIGFHISDYYFTVAEVLMLIPVILTIWSGWEYTFKAKHYFTEQ, from the coding sequence ATGAATTTACCTAATAGACTTACTATGATTAGATTTATATTAGCAGTGCCTTTTATAATATTTTTACAATATTCAGATTCAAGTAAATATGGTTTGATTTTTAGATTAATTTCTCTTGTGATATTTGTAATAGCATCACTTACAGATTTTTTTGATGGCTATATTGCAAGAAAATACAATTTAATTACTGATTTTGGAAAAATTATGGATCCTCTTGCTGATAAAATACTTGTTATTTCAGCACTTGTAATATTTGTACAATTAGAGTATATCCCAGGCTGGATGTCTATTATTGTTTTAGCTCGTGAATTTTTGATAAGCGGAATAAGAATACTTGCAGCTGCAAAAGGAGAAATTATTGCAGCAGGTAATTTAGGAAAATATAAGACAACAAGTCAAATGATTGTTGTCATAATCTCCTTAGTAATAGGTCCTATTGGTTTTCACATATCTGATTATTATTTTACAGTAGCAGAAGTATTGATGTTAATACCAGTTATTTTAACAATATGGTCAGGTTGGGAATATACTTTTAAAGCAAAACACTATTTTACTGAACAATGA
- the rsmH gene encoding 16S rRNA (cytosine(1402)-N(4))-methyltransferase RsmH — protein MEKIGNDYHIPVLYYETLDNLVINPDGIYIDCTLGGGSHSEGILERLSDKGLLISIDQDSTAIEYSKKRLEKFGSKWKVFKGNFENIDTIAYTAGVDKVDGILMDIGVSSKQLDDPKRGFSYRYDVKLDMRMNTDQKISAYDIVNTYTEEQLSKIIFEYGEERHARKIAKLIVEERKSSPIEKTSDLITLIKRAYPERASKHPAKKTFQAIRIEVNRELEVLGNAISKAAELLKVGGRLAIITFHSLEDRIVKNKFKDLATACKCPKDIPICVCGGVKKFEIITKKPIIPIDDELKNNNRAHSSKLRILERILD, from the coding sequence ATGGAAAAAATTGGAAATGATTATCATATCCCTGTCTTATATTACGAAACCTTAGATAATTTAGTTATAAATCCTGATGGTATCTATATAGATTGCACTCTTGGTGGAGGAAGTCATTCAGAAGGAATTTTAGAAAGATTATCTGATAAAGGACTTCTTATATCTATTGACCAAGATAGTACTGCAATAGAATATTCTAAAAAAAGATTAGAAAAATTTGGTTCAAAATGGAAAGTCTTTAAGGGAAATTTTGAAAATATTGACACTATTGCCTATACGGCAGGAGTTGACAAAGTTGATGGAATTTTAATGGATATAGGTGTATCTTCTAAACAACTTGATGACCCTAAAAGAGGTTTTTCATATAGATATGATGTCAAATTAGATATGAGAATGAACACAGATCAAAAAATTTCTGCTTATGATATTGTAAATACTTATACAGAAGAACAGCTATCAAAAATAATTTTTGAATATGGAGAAGAAAGACATGCTAGAAAAATTGCAAAACTTATAGTTGAGGAAAGAAAATCTTCTCCAATAGAAAAAACTTCTGACTTAATTACTTTAATCAAGAGAGCTTATCCTGAAAGAGCTTCAAAGCATCCAGCTAAAAAGACCTTTCAAGCCATTAGAATTGAAGTAAATAGAGAATTAGAAGTTTTAGGAAACGCCATATCTAAAGCAGCTGAGCTTTTAAAAGTTGGTGGAAGGTTAGCCATTATAACTTTCCATTCATTAGAAGATAGAATAGTAAAAAATAAATTTAAAGATTTAGCAACTGCTTGTAAATGCCCAAAAGATATTCCTATTTGTGTATGTGGTGGAGTAAAAAAATTTGAAATTATTACAAAAAAGCCTATAATACCTATTGATGATGAGTTAAAAAATAATAATAGAGCTCATTCATCAAAACTTAGAATTTTAGAAAGGATATTGGACTAA
- a CDS encoding YggT family protein, whose product MSLLAYSLITIIQKLSWIIYILIMIRVLLSWVPMNNSFSELIYNVTEPMLKPFKDVLNKYLNLPIDLSPLLFIVCVEAVEKILIRLIIVIF is encoded by the coding sequence ATGTCACTTTTAGCATATTCACTTATAACTATAATACAAAAATTGAGTTGGATTATTTATATCTTAATTATGATTAGAGTTCTTTTATCTTGGGTTCCAATGAATAATAGCTTTTCTGAACTCATTTACAATGTAACTGAACCTATGTTAAAACCATTTAAGGATGTGTTAAATAAATACTTAAATTTACCTATTGACCTTTCACCTTTGCTTTTTATAGTTTGTGTAGAAGCAGTTGAAAAAATTTTAATAAGGTTGATTATAGTTATTTTTTAA
- the fplA gene encoding autotransporter phospholipase A1 FplA, which yields MKKIFFLIYIFLNFSFAYSENIELKSREDVEIENIESQIKVLEDKIQTIKKLKNNKNKDDLKVALVLSGGGIKGYAHLGVLRVLERENIKIDYITGTSIGALVGTLYSIGYSIDDIEKVLDIINVENFLETGSDTTNLPLDKKESLKKYSLYVNFDNELNFSLPKGLKGNRETYLVVKDLLKNYANIKNFDDFPIPLRIIATNLNTGETKAFSKGDISKILIASMAIPTIFEPVEIDGNIYVDGLVSRNLPVEEAYDMGADLVVASDIGAPIVKKDNYNILSVLNQISTIQSSNITKVSREKASILISPDVKDISAIDSSKKNDLINLGKVAAEQQIAKIKELPKSSSNRKIVKNIEDKKEKFVINKIEYNKKFDNTTIEILDNTFKNLLNKPISEKDIENTITEVYNLKYMDKVYYTINDNVLYLDGEKAHSNRIGVGANYQTGYGTTFNIGTDLFFNGKFGNNINLNFKFGDYLGLDLGTLTYHSIKNRFGILTNIGYNESPFFLYDNRKKIAKFMNREAYLNVGIFTQPSNNSMISYGVISKFSNLKQDTGGNLSRNLEYSENQTKTYLRFKYDNLDSISNPMKGIKADLIYNFAGSFGKSKSNLYGPAYSIKGYVPINPKSSFIYGLNLASLRGDRIRADQRIRLGGIYTNINDNEFEFYGFNYQEKQVKDLISLTLGFKHKIVYSLYFNTKFNIATFTENNPLENNNSRLWKNYSKGVGVSISYDSPIGPIEFSISSDLKHRKPIGSISIGYKLD from the coding sequence GTGAAAAAAATATTTTTTTTAATATATATTTTTTTAAATTTTAGTTTTGCATACTCAGAAAATATAGAATTAAAATCAAGAGAAGATGTTGAAATTGAAAATATAGAAAGTCAAATAAAAGTTTTAGAAGATAAAATTCAAACAATAAAAAAATTAAAAAATAATAAAAATAAAGATGATTTAAAAGTTGCCTTAGTTTTAAGTGGTGGTGGAATAAAAGGATATGCTCATTTAGGAGTTTTAAGAGTTTTAGAAAGAGAAAATATTAAAATTGACTATATCACTGGAACAAGTATAGGGGCTTTGGTTGGGACATTGTACTCAATAGGTTATAGTATTGATGATATTGAAAAAGTTTTAGATATAATAAATGTTGAAAACTTTTTAGAAACAGGTTCTGATACTACTAATTTACCTTTAGATAAAAAAGAAAGTTTAAAAAAATATAGCTTATATGTTAATTTTGATAATGAATTAAATTTTTCTTTACCAAAAGGTCTTAAAGGAAATAGGGAAACATATTTAGTGGTAAAAGACTTATTAAAAAATTATGCAAATATTAAAAATTTTGATGACTTCCCTATACCATTAAGAATAATTGCAACAAACTTAAATACTGGTGAAACAAAAGCCTTTTCAAAAGGAGATATCTCAAAAATTCTAATTGCAAGTATGGCAATTCCAACTATTTTTGAACCAGTTGAAATAGATGGAAATATTTATGTTGATGGACTTGTAAGTAGAAATTTACCAGTTGAAGAAGCCTATGATATGGGAGCTGATTTGGTTGTAGCCTCAGATATAGGAGCACCTATTGTAAAAAAAGATAATTATAATATTTTAAGTGTTTTAAATCAAATAAGCACTATTCAATCTTCAAATATTACAAAAGTTTCAAGAGAAAAGGCTTCAATTTTAATAAGTCCTGATGTTAAAGATATTTCTGCAATTGATTCATCAAAAAAGAATGATTTAATAAATTTAGGTAAAGTTGCTGCTGAACAACAAATAGCAAAGATAAAAGAATTACCTAAGAGTTCTTCTAATAGAAAAATAGTAAAAAATATTGAGGATAAAAAAGAAAAATTTGTTATAAATAAGATAGAATATAACAAAAAATTTGATAATACTACTATTGAAATTTTAGATAATACTTTTAAAAATTTACTTAATAAACCTATTTCTGAAAAAGATATAGAAAATACAATTACAGAAGTTTATAACTTAAAATATATGGATAAAGTTTATTATACTATCAATGATAATGTCCTATATTTAGATGGGGAAAAAGCACATTCAAATAGAATAGGTGTTGGTGCTAACTATCAAACTGGTTATGGCACTACTTTTAATATTGGAACTGATTTATTCTTTAATGGAAAATTTGGAAATAATATTAATTTGAATTTTAAATTTGGTGATTATTTAGGGCTTGATTTAGGAACTCTTACATATCACAGTATTAAAAATAGATTTGGAATTTTAACAAATATTGGATATAATGAGAGTCCATTTTTCTTATATGATAACAGAAAAAAAATTGCTAAATTTATGAATAGAGAAGCATATTTGAATGTAGGAATTTTTACTCAACCTAGTAATAATTCTATGATTTCTTATGGTGTAATTTCAAAGTTTTCTAATTTAAAACAAGATACTGGCGGAAACTTATCACGAAACTTAGAATATTCTGAAAATCAAACAAAAACTTATTTAAGATTTAAGTATGATAATTTAGATTCTATTTCCAATCCTATGAAAGGAATAAAAGCTGATCTTATTTATAACTTTGCAGGTTCTTTTGGAAAATCAAAATCAAATTTATATGGTCCTGCATATAGTATTAAAGGTTATGTCCCTATAAATCCAAAATCATCATTTATATATGGCTTAAATTTAGCTAGTTTAAGGGGTGATAGAATAAGAGCTGATCAAAGAATTAGACTAGGTGGAATATATACTAACATAAATGATAATGAATTTGAATTTTATGGATTTAATTATCAAGAAAAACAAGTAAAAGATTTAATAAGTTTAACATTGGGATTTAAACATAAAATAGTTTATTCATTATATTTTAATACTAAATTTAATATAGCAACATTTACAGAAAATAATCCTTTGGAAAATAATAATTCTAGGTTATGGAAAAACTACTCAAAAGGAGTGGGAGTATCAATAAGTTATGATTCACCAATAGGACCTATTGAATTCTCTATTTCTTCTGACTTAAAACATAGAAAACCAATAGGTAGTATTTCCATTGGATATAAATTAGATTAG